From Streptomyces sp. NBC_00237, a single genomic window includes:
- a CDS encoding PP2C family protein-serine/threonine phosphatase, translating to MIRHRTEPRYGDSPARTVHRNAWHRVARRCGGGARRRYGEGFGHRAVRRAVAWARSACLATLLGLWVAVVVLWELFCPLSDRPGVLPDLVTCLGFLLAGAVLILRMRIGPLRDLRRAKEVARAAQQVLLRPLPARLDGLALAAGQLSASEGAAVGGDLYEVMSTVHGVRVVVGDVRGHGLPAIAAVAALLGSFREAAHDEPELGGVMRRLERALGRHLRERSREEHPETGGVEPDSDLVEEFVTVLLLEIQEDGEVLALNCGHPWPYRLRRTAEQVAGGDPLPPLGPFPLPADLPVRRCVRLLPGELLVLHTDGAEDARDAQGRFFSLRDALAGAAAVLPASPSTVVERVQHALLRHTGGQVFDDVALVVLRNDRLRVPTQGGTAARQQCPEPSRN from the coding sequence ATGATCCGACACAGGACGGAACCCCGGTACGGCGACAGCCCGGCGCGCACGGTGCATCGGAACGCGTGGCACCGGGTGGCGCGGCGGTGCGGGGGCGGAGCGCGCAGGCGGTACGGAGAAGGCTTCGGACACCGGGCGGTGCGCCGGGCCGTCGCCTGGGCGCGGTCCGCGTGCCTGGCCACGCTGCTCGGCCTGTGGGTCGCCGTCGTCGTCCTGTGGGAACTGTTCTGCCCGCTCTCCGACCGTCCCGGCGTCCTGCCCGACCTCGTCACCTGCCTCGGCTTCCTGCTGGCCGGGGCCGTCCTGATACTGCGGATGCGGATCGGACCGCTGCGGGACCTGCGCCGGGCGAAGGAGGTGGCGCGCGCCGCCCAGCAGGTGCTGCTCCGCCCGCTGCCCGCCCGGCTCGACGGACTCGCCCTCGCCGCAGGGCAGTTGTCCGCCAGTGAGGGGGCGGCCGTCGGCGGTGACCTGTACGAGGTGATGTCGACGGTGCACGGCGTGCGGGTGGTCGTCGGAGACGTACGGGGGCACGGGCTGCCCGCGATCGCGGCGGTCGCGGCCCTCCTCGGCAGCTTCCGGGAGGCCGCGCACGACGAGCCCGAACTCGGCGGTGTGATGCGGCGGTTGGAGCGCGCCCTCGGGCGTCATCTGCGGGAGCGCTCCCGCGAGGAACACCCGGAGACGGGCGGGGTCGAGCCCGACAGCGACCTGGTGGAGGAGTTCGTCACCGTCCTGCTCCTCGAAATCCAGGAGGACGGCGAGGTGCTGGCGCTCAACTGCGGCCATCCGTGGCCCTATCGGCTGCGCAGGACCGCCGAGCAGGTGGCGGGCGGTGACCCGCTGCCGCCGCTGGGCCCCTTTCCGCTCCCCGCCGACCTGCCCGTACGACGCTGCGTCAGGCTGCTGCCCGGGGAACTGCTGGTGCTGCACACGGACGGCGCGGAGGACGCCCGCGACGCGCAGGGCAGGTTCTTCTCGCTGAGGGACGCCCTCGCCGGGGCGGCGGCCGTACTCCCGGCCTCGCCGTCCACGGTGGTCGAACGGGTCCAGCACGCCCTGCTGCGGCACACCGGCGGCCAGGTCTTCGACGACGTGGCGCTGGTGGTGCTGCGCAACGACCGGCTGCGGGTGCCGACCCAGGGCGGGACGGCCGCCCGGCAGCAGTGCCCCGAACCCTCGCGCAACTGA
- a CDS encoding transcriptional regulator: protein MQPNALLDALLDEAGISQAGLAARVNHAGGKRGLALRYDHTAVRRWLKGQRPRGQAPDLICEVLSSRLHRQVALDDIGLGGMPGESVSPDGGSSSTLSGFVERATALWRSDEQQRPHVLGAPAVTGTPAVMPVWEWENPPEDSDVSRSGLAQVNLADIETLKGARAHYELMYRKAGGIATRTRVVGFLNSETAPLLRGGYNDATGRQLHRATGGLVAIAGICAYDSDAQGLAQRYFHQALRLAKASCDRGLGAYVIALLVNQSLFMREYRQAVAFAEAALRTAGREVTPALAADLYAMQAKSYAHLGDGASALACIRRAEKAADRIRPGSEPDETGYVQPGLVNVQVAEALLSMGDLTTAREHAAAAVDTRAHDRGRVHRLAILTHVELRQGEADRAVATAVEMAEQARGMESQRLRDRLRAVREHLAASGCAEADEAAEMIDGALRIPL from the coding sequence ATGCAGCCCAATGCACTCCTCGACGCCCTGCTCGACGAAGCGGGGATCTCCCAAGCGGGTCTCGCGGCCCGCGTCAACCATGCGGGCGGGAAACGGGGGTTGGCGCTCCGGTACGACCACACGGCGGTCCGCCGGTGGCTCAAGGGGCAGCGACCGCGCGGCCAGGCACCCGACCTGATCTGCGAGGTGCTCAGTTCCCGGCTGCACCGGCAGGTCGCCCTCGACGACATCGGACTGGGCGGGATGCCGGGGGAGTCGGTCTCCCCCGACGGAGGTTCCAGCTCCACCCTCTCCGGATTCGTGGAACGGGCCACCGCGCTGTGGCGCTCCGACGAACAGCAGCGCCCGCACGTCCTGGGCGCACCCGCCGTCACGGGCACGCCCGCCGTGATGCCGGTCTGGGAGTGGGAGAACCCGCCCGAGGACAGCGACGTGTCGAGGTCCGGTCTCGCCCAGGTGAACCTCGCGGACATCGAGACCCTCAAGGGTGCCCGCGCGCACTACGAGCTGATGTACCGCAAGGCCGGTGGCATCGCGACCCGCACCCGTGTCGTCGGCTTCCTCAACTCCGAGACCGCGCCCCTGCTGCGCGGCGGCTACAACGACGCGACGGGTCGTCAACTCCACCGCGCCACCGGCGGGTTGGTGGCCATCGCGGGCATCTGCGCGTACGACTCCGACGCCCAGGGGCTCGCCCAGCGGTACTTCCACCAGGCACTGCGGCTCGCCAAGGCCAGCTGCGACCGGGGGCTCGGCGCGTACGTCATCGCTCTGCTCGTCAACCAGTCGCTGTTCATGCGGGAGTACCGCCAGGCGGTCGCCTTCGCCGAGGCGGCGCTGCGGACGGCCGGGCGTGAAGTCACCCCGGCGCTCGCCGCGGACCTCTACGCGATGCAGGCCAAGTCGTACGCCCACCTCGGGGACGGGGCGAGCGCGCTCGCCTGCATCCGGCGGGCCGAGAAGGCCGCCGACCGCATCCGCCCCGGCAGCGAGCCGGACGAGACCGGGTACGTACAACCGGGCCTGGTCAACGTGCAGGTGGCGGAGGCGCTGCTCAGCATGGGGGACCTCACCACCGCGCGGGAGCATGCGGCGGCGGCGGTCGACACCCGCGCACACGACCGCGGCCGGGTGCACCGGCTCGCGATCCTCACCCACGTCGAACTGCGGCAGGGGGAGGCCGACCGAGCCGTGGCCACCGCGGTCGAGATGGCCGAGCAGGCGCGGGGCATGGAGTCCCAGCGGCTGAGAGACCGGCTGCGGGCCGTGCGCGAACATCTGGCGGCCAGTGGCTGTGCCGAGGCCGACGAGGCGGCCGAAATGATCGACGGGGCACTGCGCATTCCCCTGTAA
- a CDS encoding NUDIX domain-containing protein — MQWTNLNEQTVYENPWFRVNLADVELPNGRHLDHFLIRLRAVAVATAVNEANEVLMLWRHRFITDSWGWELAAGVVEDGEEVEAAAAREMEEETGWRPGPLRHLLTVEPSNGLTDARHHLYWAQGATYIGYPEDDFESSRREWIPLKLIPDMIARGEVPAANMAAGLLMLHHLRLGQGELASGSSR; from the coding sequence GTGCAGTGGACGAACCTAAACGAACAAACTGTGTATGAGAACCCGTGGTTCCGGGTGAATCTCGCGGACGTCGAACTCCCCAACGGCCGTCATCTGGACCACTTCCTCATCCGCCTGCGCGCGGTCGCCGTCGCGACGGCCGTCAACGAGGCGAACGAGGTGCTGATGCTCTGGCGCCACCGCTTCATCACCGACAGCTGGGGCTGGGAACTGGCCGCGGGCGTCGTCGAGGACGGCGAGGAGGTCGAAGCGGCAGCGGCGCGCGAGATGGAGGAGGAGACGGGGTGGCGGCCGGGGCCGCTGCGCCACCTGCTCACCGTCGAGCCGTCCAACGGCCTCACCGACGCCCGGCACCACCTGTACTGGGCCCAGGGGGCCACGTACATCGGCTACCCCGAGGACGACTTCGAGTCCTCGCGCCGTGAGTGGATACCGCTGAAGCTGATCCCCGACATGATCGCCCGGGGTGAGGTCCCGGCCGCCAACATGGCGGCCGGGCTGCTGATGCTGCATCACCTCAGGCTGGGCCAGGGGGAGTTGGCCTCCGGCTCCAGCAGGTAG
- a CDS encoding 3-hydroxybutyryl-CoA dehydrogenase gives MTDIERVGVVGCGQMGAGIAEVCARSGLEVKVAETTGEALEIGRTRLYNSLSKAAERGKITEEERDATLARLSFTTDLGEFADRDLVIEAVVENEQVKTEIFQVLDQVVTRPDAILASNTSSIPLVKLAVATSRPDAVIGIHFFNPAPVQKLVELIPALTTSEGTISRAHAMVEKILGKHAIRAQDRSGFVVNALLIPYLLSAIRMFESGIASREDIDNGMELGCAHPMGPLKLADLIGLDTVASVADSMYDEFKEPLYAAPPLLQRMVDAGRLGRKTGSGFYPYG, from the coding sequence GTGACCGACATCGAACGCGTCGGAGTGGTGGGCTGCGGCCAGATGGGCGCCGGCATCGCGGAGGTGTGCGCCCGCAGCGGCCTTGAGGTCAAGGTCGCCGAGACCACGGGCGAGGCCCTGGAGATCGGCCGTACACGGCTCTACAACTCCCTCTCGAAGGCCGCCGAGCGCGGCAAGATCACCGAGGAGGAGCGCGACGCGACGCTGGCGCGCCTGAGCTTCACCACCGACCTCGGCGAGTTCGCCGACCGTGACCTCGTGATCGAGGCCGTCGTCGAGAACGAGCAGGTCAAGACGGAGATCTTCCAGGTCCTGGACCAGGTCGTGACCCGCCCGGACGCGATCCTGGCCTCCAACACCTCCTCCATCCCGCTGGTGAAGCTGGCCGTCGCGACGTCCCGCCCGGACGCCGTGATCGGCATCCACTTCTTCAACCCGGCCCCGGTGCAGAAGCTCGTCGAGCTGATCCCGGCCCTCACCACGTCCGAGGGCACCATCAGCCGGGCGCACGCCATGGTGGAGAAGATCCTCGGCAAGCACGCCATCCGCGCCCAGGACCGCTCGGGCTTCGTGGTGAACGCGCTGCTGATCCCGTACCTGCTGTCGGCGATCCGGATGTTCGAGTCGGGCATCGCGTCCCGCGAGGACATCGACAACGGCATGGAACTGGGCTGCGCCCACCCGATGGGTCCGCTGAAGCTGGCCGACCTGATCGGCCTGGACACGGTCGCCTCGGTGGCGGACTCGATGTACGACGAGTTCAAGGAGCCGCTGTACGCGGCCCCGCCGCTGCTCCAGCGCATGGTCGACGCGGGCCGCCTCGGCCGCAAGACGGGCTCGGGCTTCTACCCGTACGGATAG
- a CDS encoding glycoside hydrolase family 10 protein translates to MTAGAVGGTGAGERAMRGMWLATVANRDWPSKKGLSAARQRAELLVHLDRAVEMRLSAVIFQVRPTADALWPSPYEPWAECLTGRQGEDPGWDPLGTAVEEAHRRGLELHAWFNPYRVANHTDPTRLAATHPARLHPGWVVPYGGKLYYHPGLPEVRRFVQDAMLDAVRRYAVDAVHWDDYFYPYPVAGEVFPDADAFARYGSGFASVGDWRRHTTDVLVKEMGERIRGVRAGVRFGVSPFGVWRNAAADPEGSATRAGVGTYDDLYADTRKWVREGWVDYVCPQLYWHVGYEVADYAELVRWWAGAVRGTGVALYVGEALYKAGDPAQFAPWQDPAELSRHLTLAGAYPEVGGHVFFSAREVGADRVGAMGRVVADHY, encoded by the coding sequence GTGACCGCCGGCGCGGTGGGCGGCACGGGCGCGGGGGAGAGGGCGATGCGGGGGATGTGGCTGGCCACCGTGGCGAACCGGGACTGGCCGTCGAAGAAGGGGCTGAGTGCGGCGCGGCAGCGCGCTGAGCTGCTGGTTCACCTGGACCGGGCGGTGGAGATGCGGCTCAGCGCGGTCATCTTCCAGGTCCGGCCGACGGCCGATGCGCTGTGGCCCTCCCCGTACGAACCCTGGGCCGAATGCCTCACCGGGCGGCAGGGCGAGGACCCCGGCTGGGACCCCCTCGGCACGGCCGTCGAGGAGGCCCACCGACGGGGTCTGGAGCTGCACGCCTGGTTCAACCCGTACCGGGTGGCGAATCACACAGACCCCACAAGGCTCGCGGCGACCCATCCGGCGCGACTGCACCCGGGATGGGTGGTTCCCTACGGCGGAAAGCTGTACTACCACCCGGGGCTGCCGGAGGTCCGCCGCTTCGTGCAGGACGCGATGCTGGACGCGGTGCGGCGGTACGCGGTGGACGCCGTGCACTGGGACGACTACTTCTATCCGTACCCGGTGGCGGGGGAGGTCTTCCCCGATGCCGACGCCTTCGCACGGTACGGGAGCGGGTTCGCCTCCGTGGGGGACTGGCGGCGGCACACGACGGACGTGCTGGTGAAGGAGATGGGGGAGCGGATCCGGGGGGTGCGGGCGGGGGTGCGGTTCGGGGTCAGCCCCTTCGGCGTGTGGCGGAACGCGGCGGCCGACCCGGAGGGGTCCGCGACCCGGGCGGGCGTGGGAACCTACGACGACCTGTACGCGGACACGCGGAAGTGGGTGCGGGAGGGCTGGGTGGACTATGTCTGCCCGCAGCTGTACTGGCACGTGGGGTACGAGGTGGCGGACTACGCGGAGCTGGTGCGGTGGTGGGCGGGGGCGGTGCGGGGGACGGGGGTCGCCCTGTACGTGGGCGAGGCCCTGTACAAGGCGGGTGACCCGGCGCAGTTCGCGCCGTGGCAGGACCCGGCGGAGCTGTCGCGGCACCTGACGCTGGCGGGGGCGTATCCGGAGGTCGGGGGGCATGTCTTCTTCTCCGCCCGAGAGGTGGGGGCGGATCGGGTCGGGGCGATGGGGAGGGTGGTGGCGGACCACTACTGA
- a CDS encoding barstar family protein, with protein sequence MSDDTLPGPWTELSPEERRTRLADVQARYFARPGGAGADKEAGRTYALDGRHITDRSALFLALGEAVNGPGGYFGGNLDALSDCLSGGFGVTAPFVLEWGHSDVARTHLVAYFDSALDVLREHAVEVRLR encoded by the coding sequence ATGAGCGACGACACCCTTCCCGGCCCCTGGACCGAACTCAGCCCCGAGGAGCGCCGCACCCGGCTCGCCGACGTACAGGCGCGGTACTTCGCGCGGCCCGGTGGGGCGGGGGCCGACAAGGAAGCCGGGAGGACCTACGCCCTCGACGGGCGTCACATCACCGACCGCTCCGCCCTCTTCCTCGCCCTCGGGGAGGCCGTCAACGGCCCAGGAGGCTACTTCGGGGGCAACCTCGACGCCCTCAGTGACTGTCTCAGCGGCGGCTTCGGCGTCACCGCTCCCTTCGTCCTGGAGTGGGGGCACTCCGACGTCGCCCGCACCCACCTCGTCGCGTACTTCGACTCCGCCCTCGACGTCCTGCGCGAGCATGCGGTGGAGGTGCGGCTCAGGTAG
- a CDS encoding PLP-dependent aminotransferase family protein: protein MHERSSVAELASALRADLHRYSPGGKLPSSRALVEQYRVSPVTVSRALAQLASEGLVVTRPGAGAFRVEDRRAEARTPGDTSWQEVTLSAEGCTDRTPRTVDASGLLATLSAPASGVIEFNGGYLHASLQPEQAMAAALARAGRRPGAWGRPPVDGIPELREWFARGVGGAITAADVLIAAGGQSALTTTLRALAPPGSPVLVESPTYPGMLAIARAAGLRPVPVPVDADGVRPDLLEAAFRATGARVFVCQPLFQNPTGAVLSAERRPEVLRIARAAGAFVVEDDFVRRLVHADAGPLPRPLASDDSDGVVVHVCSLTKATSPSFRVCALAARGPVLERLRAIQVVENFFVPRPLQEAAIELVGSPAWPRHLRTVSAELQGRRDTMVSALRLHLPGLALPHVPSGGYQLWLRLPDGVEEPALTSAALRAGVSIAPGRPYFSAEPPADHVRLSFAAVSSTAELTEGVRRLRTAYDALTASGAT from the coding sequence ATGCATGAGCGTAGCAGCGTCGCTGAACTGGCATCAGCCCTTCGCGCGGATCTTCACCGCTACTCCCCCGGTGGAAAGCTGCCGTCAAGTCGGGCCCTGGTCGAGCAGTACCGGGTCAGCCCCGTCACCGTCTCCCGGGCCCTGGCCCAGCTCGCCTCGGAGGGGCTCGTGGTGACCCGGCCCGGTGCGGGCGCGTTCCGCGTCGAGGACCGCCGTGCGGAGGCCCGTACCCCCGGGGACACCTCCTGGCAGGAGGTGACGCTCAGCGCCGAGGGCTGCACCGACCGCACGCCGCGCACGGTCGACGCGTCGGGCCTCCTGGCCACCCTCTCCGCGCCCGCCTCCGGCGTGATCGAGTTCAACGGCGGCTACCTGCACGCCTCCCTCCAGCCCGAGCAGGCCATGGCCGCCGCCCTCGCCCGGGCCGGCAGGCGGCCGGGTGCCTGGGGGCGGCCGCCCGTGGACGGCATTCCCGAGCTGCGGGAATGGTTCGCCCGGGGCGTCGGAGGGGCGATCACCGCCGCCGACGTCCTGATCGCGGCCGGTGGCCAGAGCGCGCTGACCACGACCCTGCGCGCCCTCGCGCCGCCCGGCTCCCCGGTGCTGGTCGAGTCGCCGACGTACCCGGGGATGCTCGCGATCGCGCGGGCCGCCGGGCTCCGCCCGGTTCCGGTGCCCGTGGATGCCGACGGCGTACGTCCCGACCTCCTGGAGGCCGCCTTCCGGGCCACCGGCGCGCGCGTCTTCGTCTGCCAGCCCCTCTTCCAGAACCCGACCGGCGCGGTGCTCTCCGCCGAACGCCGCCCGGAGGTCCTGCGGATCGCGCGGGCGGCGGGGGCCTTCGTCGTCGAGGACGACTTCGTACGGCGTCTGGTCCACGCGGACGCGGGGCCGCTGCCCCGCCCGCTCGCCTCCGACGACTCCGACGGCGTCGTCGTCCACGTCTGTTCGCTCACCAAGGCCACCTCGCCGAGCTTCCGCGTCTGCGCGCTCGCGGCCCGGGGCCCGGTCCTGGAACGCCTCCGCGCCATCCAGGTGGTGGAGAACTTCTTCGTCCCCCGCCCCCTCCAGGAGGCGGCGATCGAACTGGTCGGCTCCCCCGCCTGGCCCCGCCATCTGCGCACGGTCTCCGCCGAGTTGCAGGGCCGCCGCGACACCATGGTCTCCGCGCTGCGCCTGCACCTGCCCGGGCTGGCTCTCCCCCACGTGCCGTCCGGCGGTTACCAGCTGTGGCTGCGCCTGCCCGACGGCGTGGAGGAGCCTGCCCTGACGTCCGCCGCGCTCCGCGCCGGGGTGTCGATCGCCCCTGGCCGCCCGTACTTCAGCGCGGAGCCCCCGGCGGACCACGTACGGCTGAGCTTCGCCGCGGTGTCGAGCACGGCCGAACTCACCGAGGGAGTAAGGAGGTTGCGCACCGCGTACGACGCCCTGACGGCCTCGGGAGCTACCTGA
- a CDS encoding DMT family transporter yields the protein MNVENSATGGKAIAVGGSPEAPDHASGLAPGRVPVGVPARVRVRVPVPVRVRGGTARSGTLLAALGVVAFSLTFPATAWGLEGFGPWTLVSVRSILAALVAGGALLALRIPVPDRRHWGGLAVVGIGVVLGFPMLTTLALQTSTTSHAAVVVGLLPLTTAVFAAVRTGHRPSRAFWAAALVGAAVVIAFTVQQSGGALSGGDLYLFGALLVCAAGYTEGGRLAREMPGWQVIGWALILCLPVAVPTAAVALAVEPLHLTGTAVAGLLWVAVGSQFLGLVVWYRGMAEIGVARASQLQLAQPLLTLVWSVLLLGEVLPVAAPVAAVAVLVCIAVTQRVRS from the coding sequence ATGAACGTAGAGAATAGCGCTACTGGCGGCAAGGCGATAGCAGTTGGCGGCTCGCCGGAGGCTCCTGACCACGCTTCTGGCCTTGCTCCTGGGCGTGTTCCCGTCGGTGTGCCCGCCCGTGTGCGCGTCCGTGTGCCCGTCCCTGTGCGCGTCCGCGGAGGAACGGCCCGCAGCGGCACCCTGCTCGCCGCCCTCGGCGTGGTCGCCTTCTCCCTCACCTTCCCCGCCACCGCCTGGGGCCTTGAGGGCTTCGGGCCCTGGACGCTGGTCTCCGTACGCAGCATCCTGGCCGCCCTCGTCGCGGGCGGCGCGCTGCTCGCCCTGCGGATACCCGTGCCCGACCGGCGGCACTGGGGCGGCCTCGCCGTCGTCGGCATCGGCGTCGTGCTCGGCTTCCCGATGCTGACGACCCTGGCGCTCCAGACGTCCACGACGTCCCACGCGGCCGTGGTGGTGGGCCTGCTGCCGCTGACCACGGCGGTGTTCGCCGCCGTACGCACCGGGCACCGGCCGTCGCGCGCCTTCTGGGCGGCGGCGCTCGTCGGGGCGGCGGTCGTCATCGCCTTCACCGTGCAGCAGAGCGGGGGCGCGCTGTCCGGCGGAGACCTCTACCTGTTCGGGGCGCTGCTCGTCTGCGCGGCCGGGTACACCGAGGGCGGGCGGCTGGCCAGGGAGATGCCGGGCTGGCAGGTCATCGGCTGGGCGCTGATCCTGTGCCTGCCGGTGGCGGTGCCGACGGCCGCGGTCGCGCTCGCCGTGGAGCCGCTGCACCTGACGGGCACGGCGGTGGCCGGGCTGCTGTGGGTGGCGGTCGGGTCGCAGTTCCTGGGCCTGGTGGTCTGGTACCGGGGAATGGCCGAGATCGGAGTCGCCCGCGCAAGTCAACTCCAGCTCGCACAGCCGCTGTTGACGCTCGTGTGGTCCGTGCTGCTGCTCGGCGAGGTACTGCCGGTGGCGGCACCGGTGGCGGCGGTGGCGGTGCTGGTGTGCATCGCGGTGACGCAGCGGGTGCGCAGCTGA
- a CDS encoding DUF1918 domain-containing protein, whose product MRASVGDRLLMHGRIVGQRDRVAEVVEVLGTNGLPPYRVRFEDGHETVMSPGPDTVVRPRERP is encoded by the coding sequence ATGCGAGCCAGCGTGGGTGACCGGTTGTTGATGCACGGCAGGATCGTGGGTCAGCGGGACCGGGTCGCGGAAGTCGTGGAGGTACTCGGCACGAACGGACTCCCTCCGTACCGGGTGCGCTTCGAGGACGGACACGAGACAGTCATGTCCCCAGGCCCGGACACAGTGGTACGGCCCCGCGAACGGCCGTAG
- a CDS encoding glycosyltransferase family 39 protein, with protein MYDKGEPLSASRALHSFATVPVAAVCVAVAGLLTALSGRYGYHRDELYFLVAGDRPDWGYVDQPPLTPLLTRAFSSVFGDSPAGLRVAGTLACVILVLLVASVVRELGGDRRAQILAAGCAATSTFVLAVGHIVTTATYDLVAWLAIGWLFLRLLRTGNPRWWAPMGAAVGIGVQNKYLVAMLVAALLGGLAVAGPRRLLRSGWLGVGVALAVLIAWPNLWWQEQHGWPQLTVAGGIVADDGTENRLLFVPQQLLFLSPLYAPVCAAGWLRLWRDARVGWARAVAWAYPLLCLQVIGTGGKPYYALPLLLVLLAAGCPPSVAWLAGGARRVRRSVLVGAVTVTAAMSLTVGLPVLPPSQLEWVNGINPEQGEQVGWPEFADAVAAGWRRVPPGERATSVVFTQNYGQAGALVRYGPARGLPAPYSGHMSFADWGPPPDSATGRVVLVRQRGSGGGASRFFRGCQDVGRVDNGAGVENEEQGTAVVVCAGTVSRWSELWPRLRHFY; from the coding sequence GTGTACGACAAGGGCGAGCCCCTCTCCGCGTCCCGCGCGCTCCACTCCTTCGCCACCGTTCCCGTCGCCGCCGTGTGCGTCGCCGTGGCGGGGCTCCTCACCGCCCTGTCGGGACGGTACGGCTACCACCGCGACGAGCTGTACTTCCTGGTCGCCGGGGACCGTCCGGACTGGGGGTACGTCGACCAGCCGCCCCTGACCCCGCTGCTGACCCGGGCGTTCAGCTCCGTCTTCGGCGACAGCCCGGCGGGACTGCGGGTCGCCGGGACGCTCGCCTGCGTGATCCTGGTGCTGCTGGTCGCCTCCGTGGTCCGGGAGCTGGGCGGCGACCGGCGGGCGCAGATCCTGGCCGCCGGGTGCGCGGCGACGTCGACGTTCGTGCTGGCCGTGGGGCACATCGTGACCACGGCGACGTACGACCTGGTGGCGTGGCTGGCGATCGGCTGGCTGTTCCTGCGGCTGCTGCGCACCGGGAACCCGCGCTGGTGGGCGCCGATGGGGGCCGCCGTCGGGATCGGCGTGCAGAACAAGTACCTGGTGGCGATGCTGGTCGCCGCGCTGCTCGGCGGCCTCGCGGTGGCCGGGCCCCGGCGGCTGCTGCGCAGCGGGTGGCTGGGGGTGGGGGTGGCGCTGGCGGTGCTGATCGCCTGGCCCAACCTGTGGTGGCAGGAGCAGCACGGCTGGCCCCAGCTCACCGTGGCGGGCGGCATCGTGGCCGACGACGGCACCGAGAACCGGCTCCTCTTCGTACCGCAGCAGCTGCTGTTCCTGTCGCCGTTGTACGCGCCGGTGTGCGCGGCGGGGTGGCTGCGGCTGTGGCGGGACGCGCGGGTGGGGTGGGCGCGGGCGGTGGCGTGGGCGTATCCGCTGCTGTGCCTCCAGGTGATCGGCACGGGCGGCAAGCCGTACTACGCGCTGCCGCTGCTGCTGGTGCTGCTGGCGGCGGGGTGCCCGCCCTCGGTGGCGTGGCTGGCGGGTGGGGCGCGGCGGGTGCGGCGCTCCGTGCTGGTGGGGGCGGTGACGGTGACGGCGGCGATGAGTCTGACGGTGGGACTGCCGGTGTTGCCCCCGAGCCAGCTGGAGTGGGTGAACGGCATCAACCCGGAGCAGGGCGAGCAGGTGGGCTGGCCGGAGTTCGCGGACGCGGTGGCGGCGGGCTGGCGGAGGGTGCCGCCGGGTGAGCGGGCCACGTCGGTGGTCTTCACGCAGAACTACGGGCAGGCGGGGGCGCTCGTACGGTACGGGCCCGCGCGGGGGCTGCCCGCGCCGTACTCGGGGCACATGAGCTTCGCGGACTGGGGGCCGCCGCCGGATTCCGCGACGGGGCGGGTGGTGCTGGTGCGGCAGCGGGGCAGCGGGGGTGGGGCGTCGCGGTTCTTCCGGGGGTGCCAGGACGTGGGGCGGGTGGACAACGGGGCGGGGGTGGAGAACGAGGAGCAGGGGACGGCGGTGGTGGTGTGCGCGGGAACGGTGTCGCGGTGGTCGGAGCTGTGGCCCCGGTTGCGGCACTTCTACTGA